A section of the bacterium genome encodes:
- the mrdA gene encoding penicillin-binding protein 2, which yields MELSLESKRRLFSGGLALLFLVLIGRFAYVQLLRGEQFLEEANKNRVRVIEVDPPRGLIRDRFGEVLVENSPAYAIYAVPIEIRNAPQAYEIISAALRTTPAELKQQIDRNKRGNFVPVKIGRQVDFAAFSLLNERRLELTGVDFRAESRRTYDHGVKAPHLFGYLSEISDAELSLYGDNYSPGDLIGKKGIERQYEGVMRGVKGHRFIEVDALGRVIRDLTEQDGERFRNNPPEPGKDVLLGLDASLQRMLETELTGKNGGAVVLNCKNGDVLALVSKPDFDPELFSRTLTPEIWNRLLNDPNKPLYDRMVQSVYPPGSTFKMITAIAGLETGLINPNETVFCPGYYVFGGRTFECHKKGGHGTVNLLGALEQSCNVYFYRMGFRVGLEHWSDYAERFGFGRATGIDLGEENAGLLPNVAYLDRRYGKDRWGKGMMLNLAIGQGDLLVTPLQMAAFAMALANEGHSFKPRLRRSVLDPFTGAEEAVEPDSMQVKGIRPETWALVRRGMFLVVNGSRGTAVRSRVEGLVSAGKTGTAQNPHGEPHGWFIGFAPFDDPQIAFCVFIENGGSGSGAAAPIARKILSFLVENNKLTPQSEAEEAAD from the coding sequence ATGGAACTGAGTCTGGAATCCAAACGCCGCCTCTTCAGTGGTGGCCTCGCGCTCCTGTTTCTGGTTCTGATCGGTCGCTTCGCATACGTGCAACTCTTGCGGGGCGAGCAGTTCCTCGAGGAGGCCAACAAGAATCGCGTGCGCGTGATCGAAGTCGATCCGCCGCGCGGCCTGATTCGCGACCGCTTCGGCGAAGTACTGGTGGAGAACAGTCCGGCCTACGCCATCTATGCCGTGCCCATCGAGATTCGCAATGCGCCGCAGGCCTATGAGATCATCTCCGCGGCCCTGCGCACCACCCCCGCCGAGCTCAAGCAACAGATTGACCGCAACAAGCGCGGCAACTTCGTGCCGGTCAAAATCGGCCGCCAGGTTGATTTCGCCGCGTTCAGCCTGCTCAATGAACGCCGCCTCGAGCTGACCGGTGTGGATTTTCGCGCCGAGTCGCGCCGCACCTATGACCACGGCGTGAAAGCACCGCATTTGTTCGGCTATCTCAGCGAAATCAGCGACGCTGAACTGAGTCTCTACGGCGACAACTACAGTCCGGGCGATTTGATCGGCAAGAAGGGCATCGAACGCCAATACGAGGGCGTGATGCGCGGGGTGAAGGGCCATCGCTTCATCGAAGTGGACGCCTTGGGCCGCGTCATCCGCGATCTCACCGAGCAGGACGGCGAGCGCTTTCGCAACAATCCGCCGGAGCCGGGCAAGGACGTGCTGCTCGGCCTCGATGCTTCGTTGCAACGCATGTTGGAGACCGAGCTGACCGGCAAGAACGGCGGCGCCGTGGTGTTGAATTGCAAGAACGGCGATGTCCTGGCGCTGGTGAGCAAACCGGATTTCGACCCCGAGCTTTTTTCCCGCACCCTCACGCCCGAGATTTGGAACCGCCTGCTCAATGATCCCAACAAGCCGCTTTACGATCGCATGGTGCAGAGTGTGTATCCGCCCGGCTCGACCTTCAAAATGATCACCGCCATTGCGGGCTTGGAAACCGGCCTGATCAATCCCAATGAAACGGTGTTTTGCCCGGGCTACTATGTTTTCGGCGGACGGACCTTTGAGTGCCACAAGAAAGGCGGCCACGGCACGGTCAATCTGCTCGGCGCGCTGGAGCAATCGTGCAACGTTTACTTCTATCGCATGGGTTTCCGCGTCGGGTTGGAGCATTGGTCGGACTATGCCGAGCGCTTCGGTTTTGGCCGGGCCACCGGCATTGACCTTGGCGAGGAAAACGCCGGCCTGCTGCCGAACGTGGCCTATCTCGATCGGCGCTACGGCAAGGATCGTTGGGGCAAGGGCATGATGTTGAATCTGGCTATCGGGCAGGGCGACCTGCTGGTGACGCCTTTGCAGATGGCTGCTTTTGCGATGGCACTTGCCAATGAAGGCCACAGTTTCAAACCGCGCTTGCGCCGCAGCGTCCTGGATCCGTTCACCGGCGCGGAGGAAGCCGTGGAACCGGATTCGATGCAGGTGAAGGGGATTCGGCCGGAGACTTGGGCCTTGGTGAGGCGCGGCATGTTTTTGGTTGTCAATGGCAGCCGCGGCACCGCGGTCCGTTCCCGGGTCGAGGGTTTGGTGAGCGCCGGCAAGACCGGCACCGCGCAAAACCCGCACGGTGAGCCGCATGGCTGGTTTATCGGCTTCGCCCCGTTTGATGATCCCCAGATCGCCTTCTGCGTGTTCATCGAGAATGGCGGCTCGGGCAGCGGCGCCGCGGCGCCGATCGCGCGCAAGATTTTGAGCTTCCTGGTCGAGAACAACAAATTGACGCCACAGTCGGAAGCGGAAGAGGCAGCGGACTGA
- a CDS encoding glycogen synthase, whose translation MKNKFKIFYVAAEISPFVGSSLLADAANALPKALKEMDHDIRVMMPNYRSVNERKYVLRDVIRLKDMAVPWARETHVANGKSAFLPDSKVQIYFFDQKPAFDRQGLYVDPKTKKPYADNAERFSLFCKGCLETLKLLHWQPDIIHCNDWQTALIPVLLKTAYRDDAFFKNTKVLLTVHNFAEPGVFSANLLKAVEGANSLHYPESQIALNGQFNFLKAGLLSADLINVIGEGYARQLLQSGGRTQGLDEAMQKRRKLLTGTPHGVDRKLWNPAASPHLIQHFSESDLSGKLRGKKEFLESVACKFSEETPLLAMLDQGEGAEVLDQIDSILGEALALNFNVVYLGVANPKTEKVLAKHRKKYAGKMAVQLGYDEPLLHRALAASDLVLPVSGVLLKSALPLQAMSYGAVPLLMDHEGYTEALQDCRKAGTGNAFLLANPEAKEMVKALKSAVTLFHDKKRWARVAKSAMTANASWEAVAEEYTRLYAKLMTRGKK comes from the coding sequence ATGAAAAACAAATTCAAGATTTTCTATGTGGCAGCGGAAATTTCGCCCTTTGTTGGCTCCAGCCTGCTCGCGGATGCGGCTAATGCCCTTCCCAAAGCGCTCAAGGAGATGGATCATGACATCCGTGTAATGATGCCCAACTACCGCAGTGTCAACGAACGCAAATACGTTCTGCGCGACGTGATTCGCTTGAAAGACATGGCGGTGCCGTGGGCGCGCGAAACCCACGTCGCCAACGGCAAATCGGCGTTCCTGCCCGACTCCAAAGTGCAAATCTATTTCTTCGATCAGAAACCCGCTTTTGACCGTCAGGGTCTCTACGTTGATCCCAAAACTAAGAAGCCGTATGCCGATAATGCCGAGCGCTTTTCGCTGTTCTGCAAGGGTTGCCTGGAAACCTTGAAGCTGTTGCATTGGCAGCCGGACATTATTCATTGCAACGACTGGCAAACCGCGCTGATTCCAGTGTTGCTCAAGACGGCCTACCGTGACGACGCCTTTTTCAAGAACACCAAAGTCCTGCTCACCGTGCACAACTTTGCGGAGCCGGGCGTATTTTCCGCCAATCTCTTGAAGGCCGTCGAGGGCGCCAACTCCCTGCACTACCCGGAGAGCCAGATTGCACTCAACGGCCAGTTCAATTTCCTCAAGGCCGGCCTGCTGAGCGCCGACTTGATCAACGTGATCGGCGAGGGCTACGCCAGGCAACTGCTGCAGAGCGGCGGCCGCACCCAAGGCCTCGATGAGGCCATGCAAAAACGGCGCAAGCTGCTCACTGGCACGCCGCATGGCGTGGACCGCAAACTCTGGAACCCGGCCGCCAGTCCCCACCTGATCCAGCATTTTTCCGAGAGCGATCTCTCCGGCAAGCTGCGCGGCAAGAAGGAGTTTCTGGAAAGTGTCGCCTGCAAGTTTTCGGAGGAAACGCCGCTGCTCGCCATGTTGGATCAAGGCGAGGGCGCGGAGGTGCTCGATCAAATCGATTCGATACTCGGCGAGGCGCTGGCGCTCAATTTCAACGTCGTCTATCTCGGCGTGGCGAATCCCAAAACCGAGAAGGTGCTGGCAAAACATCGCAAGAAATATGCGGGCAAGATGGCGGTGCAGCTCGGCTACGATGAGCCTTTGCTGCATCGTGCGCTCGCCGCGAGCGACCTGGTGCTGCCGGTATCGGGCGTGCTGCTGAAGTCTGCGCTGCCGCTGCAAGCCATGTCTTACGGCGCGGTGCCGCTGCTCATGGACCACGAGGGCTACACCGAAGCGCTGCAGGATTGCCGCAAGGCGGGAACCGGAAATGCGTTTCTGCTCGCCAATCCCGAGGCCAAAGAGATGGTCAAAGCCCTGAAAAGCGCGGTCACCCTGTTTCATGACAAGAAGCGCTGGGCCAGGGTGGCCAAATCCGCGATGACGGCAAATGCCTCCTGGGAGGCGGTAGCCGAGGAGTACACCCGGCTCTACGCCAAGCTCATGACGCGGGGCAAAAAGTAG
- the mreC gene encoding rod shape-determining protein MreC — MKTALLDRSNEYLISRREYFTLFAAIVAAIAILFNNDAPQIDALRGLAVDRLAMLQEKLSWFARLTQSAEEMSALRQRATQLMLENSQLREAYLENFRLRRLLEYRERAPLQFRSARVLFAERSRTPNTVIIDLGARQGMRVNMPVVTPEGLAGKIYKVNERTSLVQLMLDRNFSVSARSQGGRVLGIVSWSDTRGLEMTGVPRNAVIKAGDMVVTSDYSALYPPGLRIGKVIAPSLEKGEPFMRIPLEPAVRFDRLEELFVITTPAESFQVTVADSTSGD; from the coding sequence ATGAAGACCGCGCTGCTCGATCGCTCCAACGAATACCTCATTTCACGGCGGGAGTATTTCACGCTGTTCGCCGCCATCGTGGCCGCGATCGCCATTCTCTTCAACAATGATGCGCCCCAGATCGATGCACTCCGCGGGCTGGCGGTGGACCGGCTGGCCATGCTGCAGGAGAAGCTGAGCTGGTTCGCGCGCCTGACGCAATCCGCCGAGGAGATGAGCGCGCTGCGCCAACGCGCCACTCAGCTCATGCTGGAGAACAGCCAACTGCGCGAGGCGTACCTGGAGAATTTCCGGCTGCGGCGGCTGTTGGAATACCGCGAGCGTGCGCCGCTGCAGTTCCGCAGCGCCCGGGTGCTGTTCGCCGAACGCAGCCGCACGCCCAACACCGTGATCATCGATCTCGGCGCCCGGCAGGGCATGCGCGTGAACATGCCGGTGGTGACGCCCGAGGGTCTGGCCGGCAAGATCTACAAAGTCAACGAGCGCACCAGCCTGGTGCAATTGATGCTCGATCGCAATTTCAGTGTGAGCGCCCGTTCGCAGGGCGGTCGCGTGCTCGGCATTGTGTCGTGGAGTGACACGCGCGGATTGGAAATGACCGGCGTGCCGCGCAATGCCGTCATCAAGGCGGGCGATATGGTGGTCACTTCCGATTACAGCGCGCTTTATCCGCCGGGTTTGCGCATCGGCAAAGTGATTGCGCCTTCGCTCGAAAAGGGCGAACCCTTCATGCGCATCCCGCTGGAGCCGGCGGTGCGTTTCGATCGTTTGGAAGAATTGTTTGTGATCACCACGCCGGCCGAGAGTTTTCAAGTGACGGTCGCGGATTCCACCAGCGGAGACTGA
- the rodA gene encoding rod shape-determining protein RodA: MLARANISWKDIDKVIIVCVLLLVTVGLMAIYSTTNSPTTSAAIRHSFAKQIIWFLAGAMLASAVVLTPVKYLKGVAYSLYGVSVVLLILVLFVGGGKGVHRWFILGPVHFQPAEVAKIATLLALARYLSDEARDLRSLKDIGVCFAMVLVPTALILKEPDLGTAIVVASLLLPVLFWAGLSPFIVFLVVSPIITLLSAFNVYTFGAAMILIIVVLLLSKRKLPVLLAVLVLNVGVGALTPSLWNRLKDYQKTRILTFVGLQQDPRGTGYQVAQSQVAIGSGGFWGKGWARGTQTKLRFLPEQHTDFIFSVVGEELGFWGVTLVLLTFFVLLWRALGIAVSAKNKFLTLMVVGCVTLIGVHVIVNTGMTVGIMPVTGIPLPFLSYGGSSLWTNMTLVGLILNAGLRRFQY; this comes from the coding sequence ATGTTAGCACGTGCCAACATCAGTTGGAAGGACATCGACAAGGTCATCATCGTTTGTGTCCTTCTGCTCGTCACCGTCGGGCTGATGGCGATTTACAGCACGACCAATTCGCCCACCACTTCCGCGGCAATTCGGCACAGCTTTGCCAAGCAAATCATCTGGTTTCTGGCGGGCGCGATGCTCGCCTCGGCCGTGGTGCTGACGCCGGTCAAATATCTCAAAGGCGTGGCTTACAGCCTCTACGGCGTAAGCGTGGTGTTGTTGATTCTCGTGCTGTTTGTCGGCGGCGGCAAGGGCGTGCATCGCTGGTTTATTCTCGGGCCGGTGCATTTTCAGCCCGCCGAAGTCGCCAAAATTGCGACCCTGCTGGCGCTGGCACGTTATCTCTCCGATGAAGCGCGCGATTTGCGGTCGCTCAAAGATATCGGCGTCTGTTTCGCCATGGTGCTGGTGCCCACTGCCTTGATTTTGAAGGAGCCTGATCTCGGCACCGCGATCGTGGTGGCCTCGCTGCTGCTGCCGGTTTTGTTTTGGGCGGGATTGTCGCCTTTCATCGTGTTTCTGGTGGTCAGCCCGATCATCACGTTGCTCTCGGCCTTCAATGTCTACACGTTTGGCGCCGCGATGATTCTGATCATCGTCGTGCTGTTGCTCTCCAAGCGCAAGCTGCCGGTGTTGCTCGCCGTGCTGGTGTTGAATGTCGGCGTCGGCGCGCTCACCCCCAGCTTGTGGAACCGGCTGAAGGATTATCAAAAGACCCGCATCCTCACCTTCGTCGGCCTGCAGCAGGATCCGCGCGGCACGGGCTATCAAGTCGCGCAATCGCAGGTTGCCATCGGCTCCGGCGGTTTCTGGGGCAAAGGCTGGGCACGCGGCACGCAAACCAAGTTGCGCTTTTTGCCGGAGCAACACACCGATTTCATTTTTTCGGTGGTGGGTGAGGAGTTGGGTTTCTGGGGCGTTACCCTGGTGCTGCTGACGTTCTTCGTGCTGCTCTGGCGCGCCCTCGGTATTGCGGTGTCCGCCAAAAACAAATTTCTGACGTTGATGGTGGTGGGCTGCGTAACGTTGATCGGCGTGCACGTCATCGTCAACACCGGCATGACGGTGGGCATCATGCCGGTCACCGGCATTCCGCTGCCGTTCTTGAGCTATGGCGGCTCTTCGCTGTGGACGAACATGACGCTGGTGGGCTTGATCCTCAACGCGGGATTGCGGCGCTTTCAGTACTGA
- a CDS encoding SLBB domain-containing protein — protein MHTNRFHLRTQVVSLATAIFLGLVGGTSQAQSTYYSRDSQGARFRAGEGVRVIVLEKTDGRDMGRRQDLNIAGDYLIDQGGYIYVPYLRAPIKAAGLPPDSLARRLRDELFNDLTIKPPIEQIFCMPLIRVAVMGAVQRPGSYLIRAKDSLWELINLAGGPANGADVRKIKVMRGGRTVSKNLLEGFENAHSLEQLGVRSGDQVIMPTYSRFTVDDVVRYTSFALSVAVFYLQVSDRSNR, from the coding sequence ATGCACACCAATCGTTTCCACCTTCGCACGCAAGTGGTTTCCCTCGCCACTGCGATCTTCCTTGGCTTGGTCGGTGGTACCAGCCAGGCGCAGTCCACCTACTACTCGCGCGACAGCCAGGGGGCACGCTTCCGCGCGGGAGAAGGCGTGCGCGTGATTGTGTTGGAGAAGACGGACGGCCGCGACATGGGACGGCGCCAGGACTTGAACATCGCGGGCGACTACCTCATCGATCAGGGCGGCTACATCTACGTCCCCTATTTGCGCGCGCCGATCAAGGCCGCGGGCCTGCCGCCGGACAGCCTGGCGCGCCGGCTGCGCGACGAGCTGTTCAATGACCTCACCATCAAACCGCCGATCGAACAAATTTTCTGCATGCCGTTGATCCGCGTGGCGGTGATGGGCGCGGTGCAGCGGCCGGGCTCCTACTTGATTCGCGCCAAAGATTCCCTGTGGGAGCTGATCAACCTCGCCGGCGGGCCGGCCAACGGCGCCGACGTGCGCAAGATCAAGGTCATGCGCGGCGGCCGCACCGTCAGCAAAAACCTGCTGGAAGGCTTCGAAAACGCGCATTCTCTCGAGCAGCTCGGCGTGCGCTCCGGCGACCAAGTGATCATGCCGACCTACTCGCGTTTCACGGTCGACGACGTGGTACGTTACACCTCCTTTGCACTGTCGGTCGCAGTGTTCTATCTGCAAGTGTCCGACCGCAGCAATCGTTGA
- the galT gene encoding galactose-1-phosphate uridylyltransferase, with the protein MPELRKDPITDRWVIISTERGKRPGDWFVEPKTRSGGFCPFCPGNEDKTPPEIVATRPNHSAPNTTGWNIRVVPNKFPALQIEGDLNRRGEGLYDLMNGVGAHEVIIESPNHLAELSDLPVEHVKDILLTYRQRIQDLKNDTRFKYILVFKNRGTAAGASLEHSHSQLIATPIIPKRVQEELEGARRHFELKERCIYCDILRQELHSGKRVVVAREDYVALEPFAPRFPFETWLLPTRHASHFEATEPEHYHGLAVTLQETLQRISSALEDPHYNFILHTFPVQEQASLEYHWHLEIIPKLTKVAGFEWGSGFYINPTPPELAAQHLRDARL; encoded by the coding sequence ATGCCGGAGTTACGCAAGGATCCCATCACCGATCGTTGGGTGATCATTTCGACCGAACGGGGAAAGCGGCCCGGCGACTGGTTTGTCGAGCCGAAGACGCGGTCCGGCGGCTTTTGCCCTTTTTGTCCGGGCAATGAAGACAAGACACCGCCCGAGATCGTCGCCACCCGCCCGAACCATTCCGCCCCCAACACCACCGGCTGGAACATTCGTGTCGTGCCGAACAAATTTCCCGCACTGCAAATTGAAGGCGATCTCAATCGCCGCGGCGAAGGGCTGTATGATCTGATGAACGGCGTGGGCGCCCACGAAGTGATCATCGAATCGCCCAATCATCTGGCCGAGCTGTCGGATCTGCCCGTCGAGCACGTCAAAGACATTCTGCTGACCTATCGCCAGCGCATCCAGGATTTGAAAAACGACACCCGCTTCAAATACATTCTGGTGTTCAAGAATCGCGGCACGGCCGCCGGCGCCTCGCTGGAGCATTCGCATTCGCAGCTCATTGCCACGCCCATCATTCCCAAACGCGTGCAGGAGGAGCTGGAGGGCGCGCGCCGGCATTTTGAATTGAAAGAGCGCTGCATTTACTGCGACATTCTCCGGCAGGAACTGCATTCCGGCAAGCGCGTGGTGGTGGCGCGTGAGGACTATGTCGCTCTCGAGCCGTTTGCCCCGCGTTTCCCCTTTGAAACCTGGCTGCTCCCCACCCGGCATGCCTCCCACTTCGAGGCCACCGAGCCGGAGCACTATCACGGCCTGGCAGTGACGTTGCAGGAAACCCTGCAGCGCATCAGCAGCGCCCTGGAGGATCCCCATTACAATTTCATTCTTCATACTTTCCCAGTGCAGGAGCAGGCCTCGCTGGAATACCACTGGCACCTCGAAATCATTCCGAAGCTGACCAAGGTCGCCGGGTTCGAGTGGGGCTCCGGTTTCTACATCAATCCGACGCCACCGGAACTGGCTGCCCAGCACTTGCGCGATGCTCGCCTCTGA
- the mreD gene encoding rod shape-determining protein MreD — MAKRVLKYLLTFSIFLLVQVGFVPLLTIYEVAPDLLVVGLVLSAIRHGAIAAIVTGFLAGLAQDAFATHLYGLQALAKAVAGFVAAYLARDKLKFGLQVTLGITLATALVHNLIRDGIYYFDADFSLLHLIVRYVIPNSLYTLVLAAIAHLLFAKSFERK; from the coding sequence TTGGCAAAGCGCGTCCTCAAATACCTGTTGACGTTCTCGATCTTCCTGCTCGTGCAGGTCGGCTTTGTTCCGTTGCTGACGATTTATGAAGTGGCACCGGACCTGCTGGTTGTCGGGCTGGTGCTCTCGGCCATCCGGCACGGCGCCATCGCGGCGATCGTCACGGGTTTTCTTGCCGGGCTGGCCCAGGATGCTTTCGCCACCCATCTCTATGGCCTGCAGGCGCTGGCCAAAGCGGTGGCGGGATTCGTGGCCGCCTACCTGGCACGCGACAAGCTCAAGTTCGGCCTGCAGGTCACCCTCGGCATCACCCTGGCCACGGCGCTGGTGCACAATTTGATTCGCGACGGCATCTACTATTTTGATGCTGATTTCAGCCTTCTGCATTTGATCGTTCGCTATGTGATTCCCAATTCCCTGTACACCCTGGTGCTGGCAGCCATCGCGCATTTGCTGTTTGCCAAGAGTTTCGAGCGAAAATAG
- a CDS encoding tetratricopeptide repeat protein yields MRQRVFRWAISRAALALLGLLVLVFMTACGGSRKTTQTEGTPGEEVDIDRLLEGGEQSAQPATTDDENEVLRLLGIVPEAKKPEAAKPDTAEPAVVTQPETSPELSRLQRELQEKNQQISTLQADVSEKERRLQALQAELEAAQKRSSSNSRTVTVSGNYAQRYAQARELYEQKQYRNAIQVFAELLAEDDKNSLADNAQYWIGECYYGLGNFAQSIAEFQKVLAFSRSDKLDDAHLKLGLCYLRLGDRARARSELEQLLAIYPNSEYVAKARRYLSQM; encoded by the coding sequence ATGAGGCAAAGAGTTTTTCGTTGGGCAATTTCACGGGCTGCCCTTGCTCTGCTGGGGTTGCTGGTGTTGGTGTTCATGACTGCCTGCGGCGGCAGCCGGAAGACCACCCAAACCGAAGGCACGCCCGGTGAAGAGGTGGATATTGATCGTTTACTCGAAGGCGGCGAGCAATCAGCGCAACCCGCCACTACGGACGACGAGAATGAGGTGCTGCGGCTGTTGGGCATCGTGCCGGAGGCCAAGAAACCCGAGGCCGCAAAACCCGACACCGCGGAACCGGCGGTGGTGACGCAGCCCGAGACCAGCCCCGAATTGTCACGCCTGCAGCGCGAATTGCAGGAGAAGAACCAGCAGATTTCCACGTTGCAGGCCGATGTCAGTGAGAAGGAACGCCGCCTGCAGGCATTGCAGGCCGAACTGGAGGCCGCACAAAAGCGGAGCAGCAGCAACAGCCGGACAGTCACCGTCAGCGGCAACTATGCCCAGCGCTACGCTCAGGCACGCGAGCTGTATGAGCAAAAACAATATCGCAATGCCATCCAGGTGTTCGCCGAGTTGCTGGCGGAAGACGATAAGAACAGTCTGGCGGACAATGCGCAGTACTGGATCGGCGAATGCTACTACGGGCTGGGCAACTTCGCGCAATCGATCGCGGAATTTCAGAAGGTGCTCGCCTTTTCGCGGTCGGACAAGCTGGATGATGCGCACCTGAAGCTGGGCCTCTGTTATTTGCGGCTGGGTGATCGCGCCCGCGCGCGCAGCGAGTTGGAGCAACTGCTCGCCATTTACCCCAACAGCGAATATGTTGCGAAGGCCAGGCGCTATCTCAGCCAGATGTAG
- a CDS encoding porin family protein yields MKTCKRGWLLWGILVMIAAVPVRAQDSKFGFGLRGGVGRIEGDVKEAVLRPFGSALAYYSPDPHLAFGLEAGLGEFLTDDDTRQDSVAIALPIEFDVTLRYSPYKTFSPFVTLGAGGLLWYNVRKDNREPFQGGSRKEERAYLLKAAGGFEVSLSQRFNWSAGAAFRYTFSDKLDLDFSGDEHDGLITLFTGLTMKLGGGTPDRDRDGVWDRYDLDSRAREDRDGYMDHDGVPDTQISTSLLAFTGSGATSSADEIPPIVIHHPLKRATAGRDLRIQAEIYENRNLLKAAVLHRPVNVRRWLVEPMATSDREIYEAIIPGPSIPKGGLEYCVVAVDEAISGLGYSGLPNRPNYIMVHGRETWWRVAAFFAAAGGWGAAGYVVNRHQK; encoded by the coding sequence GTGAAGACATGCAAGAGAGGTTGGCTGCTCTGGGGCATTTTGGTGATGATCGCGGCCGTGCCGGTGCGAGCGCAGGATTCCAAATTCGGTTTTGGTTTGCGCGGCGGGGTGGGGCGCATCGAAGGAGATGTTAAGGAAGCGGTTCTGCGGCCGTTCGGCAGCGCCTTGGCCTACTATTCTCCGGATCCCCACCTGGCGTTCGGCCTCGAAGCAGGCCTGGGCGAATTCCTGACGGATGATGACACGCGCCAGGACTCCGTCGCCATCGCCCTCCCCATTGAGTTTGACGTGACGTTGCGCTACTCACCTTACAAAACGTTCTCGCCGTTTGTCACTCTGGGCGCCGGCGGTTTGTTGTGGTACAATGTGCGCAAAGACAATCGCGAACCGTTTCAGGGCGGCTCGCGCAAGGAAGAACGCGCCTACCTGCTCAAGGCGGCCGGCGGATTTGAGGTTTCACTCTCACAGCGCTTCAACTGGTCAGCCGGCGCCGCCTTCCGCTACACCTTCAGCGACAAGCTTGATTTGGATTTCAGCGGTGACGAGCATGACGGCTTGATCACCCTTTTCACCGGCCTGACGATGAAGCTCGGCGGCGGAACGCCTGACCGCGATCGCGACGGCGTGTGGGACCGGTATGATTTGGATTCCCGCGCCCGCGAAGACCGCGATGGTTACATGGATCATGACGGCGTGCCCGACACGCAGATCAGCACCAGCCTGCTTGCCTTCACCGGCAGCGGCGCCACCAGCAGCGCTGATGAGATTCCGCCCATCGTCATTCATCACCCGCTCAAGCGGGCAACTGCCGGCAGGGATTTGCGCATTCAGGCGGAGATCTACGAAAACCGCAACTTGTTGAAAGCCGCGGTGTTGCACCGGCCGGTGAACGTGCGGCGCTGGCTGGTGGAGCCGATGGCAACCAGCGACCGCGAGATCTACGAGGCCATTATCCCGGGTCCCAGCATTCCCAAAGGCGGCCTGGAGTACTGCGTAGTAGCGGTCGATGAGGCCATCAGCGGTTTGGGCTACAGCGGGCTGCCCAACCGGCCGAACTACATCATGGTGCACGGCCGGGAAACCTGGTGGCGCGTCGCCGCATTTTTCGCGGCAGCGGGCGGCTGGGGCGCTGCCGGTTACGTGGTCAACCGTCATCAAAAATGA
- a CDS encoding STAS domain-containing protein, protein MEGIEISITKVGTRRDIALFRVKGYIDTQTCSEMLTQITRVLREGIYHLIVDMSQVNYVSSAGWGVFVGEIKGIRENGGDLKIVEMIPEVHDVFEMLEFNRILDAYESLEEAIDDFDLSIGLDLTRSISQSYSPAELTTGEVAVLDPPKSVSRLREAEGARAKSRSAFTKPKIDERVLPLTEKIKIIIIENPALGVRKIAQSLNTDRFGFVKIGWWKLYQLLRKLNLDTQDKRYRFYRSR, encoded by the coding sequence ATGGAAGGAATCGAGATTTCAATCACCAAGGTCGGCACCCGTCGTGACATCGCCTTGTTTCGTGTCAAGGGATATATCGACACGCAGACCTGCTCAGAAATGCTGACCCAGATCACCCGGGTGCTCCGCGAGGGCATCTATCATTTGATCGTGGACATGAGCCAGGTGAACTATGTCAGCTCGGCGGGATGGGGTGTGTTTGTGGGCGAGATCAAGGGCATCCGCGAAAATGGCGGGGATTTGAAGATCGTGGAGATGATCCCGGAGGTTCACGACGTCTTTGAAATGCTGGAGTTCAACCGCATTCTGGATGCCTACGAATCCCTCGAGGAGGCGATTGACGATTTTGATCTGTCGATCGGCCTGGACCTGACCCGCAGCATCTCGCAATCCTACAGTCCGGCCGAATTGACCACAGGAGAGGTGGCGGTACTGGATCCGCCCAAATCTGTTTCGCGCCTGCGCGAAGCGGAGGGGGCGCGGGCCAAATCACGCTCGGCATTCACCAAACCGAAGATTGATGAACGTGTCCTGCCACTCACGGAAAAGATAAAAATCATCATCATTGAGAACCCTGCGTTGGGGGTGCGCAAGATCGCGCAAAGCCTCAACACCGACCGGTTCGGCTTCGTCAAGATCGGCTGGTGGAAGCTCTATCAGCTTCTCCGCAAACTGAACCTCGATACCCAGGACAAGCGGTATCGTTTCTATCGCTCGCGCTGA